One Deinococcus aestuarii genomic window, CCTTCTACCTCGCGGGGGCCGACGTGCTGGAGGGGGATCAGCTCGGCAAGCTGGCCCTCACGCCCGCCGGGGTCCGGGAGCGCGACGAGCGGGTCTTCCGCTGGGCCGCCCGGGCGCGCGTCCCCCTCGTGACGGTCATGGCGGGCGGCTACAACCGCGATCCGGGACAGCTCATCGGGACGCGGCTGGGAACGCTGGACGCGCTGCTGGGGGCGTACCGGCGGCGAGCTGTCAGCGGCTGATCACCACGTAGTTCAGCCACTTCATGTCCGAGTACGACCGGTACTCCGGATTCCCACCGCGGTACACGATGTAATCGGTCCCCTTGCAGCCCCAGGTGGGCGCGATGGTAAAGGTGACGCGCCCGTCGGAGGTCACGTCGGTATGGGGCTCCACGCCCGTTCCGACGAACAGGCAGTTGCCCCGGTTCGGCAGCTTGAACGTCGTCGTGGAGGCGGCGGTGCTCCTCGTCCAGCGGGCGGTCTTCGCGCCGCAGTCGCCCTGGCACGTCAGCTTCATCACCTCGGTGGCCGCGGGCTGGGTCCGGAGCCGGGCGGTGAAGGACAAGATCAGCTTGTTCCCCACGAGCTCGCTGTCCACGCCCGCGCCGAAACTCAGGACGGAGGCCGGAATCCCCGCCGCCTGGCGCAGGCTCACGCGCTGCCAGCCGCTCCGGGTGGTGCAGTTCCGGGTGCAGGAGAGGAGGACCAGCTCCTCGCGCCCCTTCCTGGTCAGCGTGCTGCCGAGGTAGACGGGCACGTACAGGGCCCCCTGGGGCGTCACGGACACGCTCCACGAGCGCGCTATGTCCGGGCTGTACAGGTCGCTGGCGAGCGCGATCCGCTGGCTCCAGTTGCGGGCCTCCTGGCAGTTTTGCGCGCACTGGAAGTAGAACAGCTCGGTGTTCGCCTCGTCGGGCGTGCGGAAGTACGCGAGCAGGTGCGCCACGCCCCGCGCGTCGTAAGTCAGGGTGGTCGCCCCGGACCCGCCGAGGGGGGGCAAGTCCAGCACGGCGGTCTTCCAGGCGGGCGCGGTGGTGCAGGCGCGGTCGCAGCCTATCCACAGCGCCTTTGCGTTCGGGGCACCGATCCGGTCCGAGAGGTCCGCGCCGATGTTGTCCACGAAGGCCAGGCGCGGGCGGCCCTGCGGGTCCAGGGTAAACCACTCGCTGTCCAGCGGGGGGGCCAGCTTGTAGTACCGCGTGGTCACGTCGACCAGCTTCCAGTTCGGTTCCTTCAGGCAGCCCGAGGTGCAGCGCACGTAGTAGACCTTGCCCTGCTCGGTCATGAGGCCGCTGGTGTTCACGTAGAGGCCCAGGTGCAGGCTGCCGTCGGGGGCCACCCTCAGCTTGGGGACGACGAACCCGTCCGGGGGCAGATTGGGCGTCCAGGTGATCCGCTCGGATTTCCAGGCGCCCTCCGACGTGCAGGCGCCTTTGCAGGTCGCGTAGCGCACGTCGCCGTCCAGCGTGCTGTACACGGCGTGCAGGTTGCCCCTGGCGTCTTTTTGCACGGAGCTGCGTTTGGTCTGCTGCTTCTCGATGTTCTGCGGCAGCATCACGAACGGCTGGGTCGTCGCGGCCAGCGCCGAGCCCAGCAGCGTGAGGCCGAACAGCCCGGCCTGGAGGACCCGGGACAACGCGCGGGCAGGGTTGTGGGGCATGACGCAGTGTACACAGCTCTGGTACACAGACCCTTTCCCATTCGGCTCAGCGGGGAAGAGGCGCATAGAGAGACAAGCGCCCCCACAGCGTGCCGGGAGCGGTATCATGGAGGGATGACGCTCCTCCTCCCGCCCCCGTAAGCGTGAGTCGCAGGTGCGCGCAGTCTTTTTCCCCTGTTTCGTCCGGGCCGCGCCTCTTCGCCGCCCGCAGGAGTCCCCACCATGACCACCCCAGAACTCATGAACGAGATCGCGCGTCGCCGGACGTTCGCCATCATCTCCCACCCCGACGCGGGCAAGACCACCATCACCGAGAAGCTGCTGCTGTACGGAGGCGCCATCCAGGAGGCCGGGTCCGTCACCGCCAAGGAGGGCCGCTCGCACACCAAATCCGACTGGATGAGCATCGAGCAGCAGCGCGGCATCTCGATTTCAAGCTCGGCGCTGACCTTCGAGTACGGGGGCAGGCACATCAACCTCCTCGACACGCCGGGCCACCAGGACTTCTCGGAGGACACCTACCGCACCCTCACCGCCGCCGACTCCGCCCTGATGGTCCTCGACGCGGCGCGCGGGGTGCAGACGCAGACCGAGAAACTCTTCGCCGTGTGCCGCAACCGGGGCATCCCCATCCTCACCTTCGTGAACAAGATGGACCGCCCGGCGCTCGACCCCTTCGACCTGCTCTCCCAGGTGGAGGGGACGCTCAAGATCACCGCCGTCCCGCTGACCTGGCCCATCGGCGACGGCCCCGATTTCAAGGGCGTGTACGACCTCCAGACCGGCCAGGTTCTCACCTTCGAGCGCACCTCGGGCGGCAAACACCGCGCGCCCGTGCAGACGGCGGGCCTGAACGACCCGAAGCTCGTCGAACTTGTGGGCCCCGACCTGTCCGCGAAGCTGCGGGAGGACGTGGAACTCATCCAGGGCGCGATGCCGGAGTTCGACCCCGCCGACTTCCTGTCCGGCGAACTCACCCCCGTCTTCTTCGGCTCGGCGATGAACAACTTCGGGGTGGAGCACTTCCTCGCCAACTTCGTGGACCTCGCGCCGCCGCCCGGCCCGGTGGAGACGAACGTGGGCGAGCGCGACCCGGACGCCCCTTTTGCGGGCTTCGTCTTCAAGCTCCAGGCCAACATGAGCAAGCAGCACCGCGACCGCACCGCCTTCATGCGGGTGATGAGCGGACACTTCGAGCGCGGCATGGACGTGACGCACACGCGTACGGGGCGCAAGCTGCGGCTTTCCCAGGCGCACACCCTCTTCGCCCAGGACCGCGAGAAGGTGGAGGAGGCGTACCCCGGTGACATCGTGGGCCTCGTGAACCCCGGCGTCTTCCAGATCGGCGACGTGGTGAGCGTGGACCCCAAGGTGCAACTGCCCTCCTTCCCACGCTTCACGCCGGAGACCTTCGCCACCATCAGCCTGAGGGACGTGGGCAAGCGCAAGGCGTTCATGAAGGGCCTGACCCAGCTTGCGGAAGAAGGCGTCGTGCAGGTCTTCTACCCGACGGACGGGGCGCGTGACCCCTACCTGGGCGCGGTCGGTCCCCTCCAGTTCGAGGTGTTCCAGGCCCGCCTCGCCGAGGAGTACGGGGTGGAGGTGGAGATGCACGTCACGTCCTACCAGCTCGTCCGCTGGTTGGCCGGGGACGCGGGGAGCGTGGCCCGCTTCGCCCGGCACGTGGAGGACGACCAGGGGCGCCCGGTGATGCTCTTCCGCAGCCGGTACGACCTCGACTACACCGCCGAGCAGCACCCGGAGATCGAGTTCCTGCCGCTGCCGAGGGACCTCACGCGGGTCTAGGCGCATGAATCTGGACCGGGTGCCGCCCGCCTTCTTCAGCCTGCCCGCCGTCAGCGCGGCGCTGAAGTTGAACGTCGGGGACGTGGCCGAGCTGAACCTGAACCGCACGGCCCTCGGTTTTCAGGGGAGCGCCCAGGTCCGGGACAAGGGCCAGCTCTACCGCTCCACCTTCCGGCTGAATCCGGCGGGCATCTTCACGGGGGGCGAGTGCGGGTGCGGGCGCAAGGGCTGCCCGCACCTCGCCCGCGCCCTGCTCAGTCCGGCGCTGGAACGCGAGTTGGAGCGGGTGGGGGGGACGGCGGCCCCGCTTCCAGCGCGTGCGGAACCCAGCCCCGTCCAGCCCGACGAGCTGCCCACGCCCGAAAACCTCCCCGACGAGGAGGTCCCCGCCGTCCCCCTCGCCAGCCCGCTGCGGCAGTGGCTGACGGCGGCCTCCGAGTTGACGGGGGAGGGGCCGGGGGAGAGGAGCCCCCTCACCCTCAAGTACGACCTCAGCGTGACCCTGCGGCCCCGCACGGCGCGCGAGACATTGACGCTCAAGGTGCGGCGGGCCACCCGCGAGTTGGAACGGGGCGCCTTGCACGCCCTCTCGGTCTTTCCTCTCCCCCACGCCCTGCGCTGGAACCGGAGTGATGGGGACGGCCTGCCCCGCTTCGCCGCCCCCGACCGCGACGTGCTGACCGTCCTCGCCCTGGGCGGCGAGAGCGGCGTCGTGGGGGGTGACGAGGCATGGTATCTGGGCGACCACCCGCTCACCGACACCCTGCTCGCCCGCCTGCTGGACACGGGCCGCCTGTACTGGAACGGGGAGGCGAGACCCCTCACCCCCGGCCCCGAGCGGCCCACCGTCCTGGGCTGGCAGATGGACGCGGGCGGGGTGCAGCGGCCCACCCTCAGCCTTCCGCCCGGTGTGCGCGTGCTGCCCGTCTCGCCGCGCTGGTACGCGGACGAGCGGAGGGTGGAGCTGGGCCGCGTCACCTCCGCCCTGCCCCCGGCCCTGGAAAATGCCTTCCTGCACGTCCCGCCCGTACCGCCCGCGCAGGCGGCCGGATTCGCCGAGGCCCTGCGGGGGAGCTTCCCCGCGTTGGGAGACGCGCTGCCCCTGCCCCGGCCCGTCCGGGTGCGGCGCCTTTCCGCCGAGTACCAGCCGCTCCTGACCCTGCGCGAGGAGCGGGTGACGGTGAGCCGCCGCAAGGGCTGGCGCACCCAGACGGAGGAACGGACCCTCGGCGTCGCCCACCTCACCCACCTCTACGACGGCGAATCCCTGCCGGTCGAGCGGCAGAAGTACGTGGACGGCGTGCTGTACCTGCGCGGGCGCGATCCCGCCGCCGAGAAGCGCAGCGCGGGGCAGGTCACCCGGACTGGGCTCAAGCGCCTCCAGAGCCTCCAACCGCGCGGCGACCATGTGGAGCATCCCGAGGCCGCCAACCTCTACGCCTTCGTGGGTGAGGCCGAGTGGCAACGCTTCCTCACCACCGAGGTCCCGAAGCTGGAGGCCAGGGGCTTCCGGGTGGAGGTCGCCCCCAGCTTCCCCTATCGCTACGCCGAGGTCGAGGACTGGTATGGCGAGGCCGGGGACGAGGGCGGCTGGTTCACCCTCGAACTCGGGGTCGTGGTGGACGGCGAGCGGCTGAGCCTCATCCCCATCCTGGTCTCGCTGATCGCCGAGCGGCCGGAACTGTTCACGCCGGAAGCCCTCGCTACCTTGGGGGATGACGACGTGATCGCCGCCCGCCTCCCCGACGGGCGCCGCCTCGCCCTGCCCGCCGGACGGGTGCGGGCGATCCTTAGCGTGCTCGTCGAACTCCACCTGCGCGAGCTGCCCGAGGGCCCCCTCAAACTGCCCCTCCTCGACGCGGCCCGCCTCGCCGCGCTGGATGAGGCGTTGCAGGCCCGCTGGCTGGGGGCCGACCGCCTGCTCGACCTCGGGCGCCGCCTGCGCTCCTTCCGGGGGGTGACGGAGGTGGACCCGCCCGGGGGGCTGCGGGCCGAGCTGCGCCCCTACCAGCGCCAGGGGCTGTCGTGGCTGCAATTCCTGCGCGAGTACGACCTGGGGGGGATTCTGGCGGACGACATGGGGCTGGGGAAGGCCCAGCCGCTCGATGCTCAGGTGTTGACTCCCTCGGGCTGGACGCGGATGGGTGACCTTCAGGTCGGGGATTTCGTGATCGGGCGGAATGGGAGGCCGACGCAGGTGATCGGCGTCTACCCACAGGGCGAACGGCCCATCTCCCGTGTGACGCTGACGGACGGGGCGAGCGTGGAGGTGGACGAGGAGCATCTGTGGGCTGTTAACACTCCTGTTCGCAAGCGGCGGGGTCTGCCCGAGCGGGTGCTCACGACGAAGCAGATCATGAGTGACCTGGCGGACGCTGCCGGGAACCTCAAGCACTACGTCCCGATGGTGGAGCCCGTACGCTTCGCCCAGCGCGACCTGCCCGTCGATCCGTACACCCTGGGGGCGCTGCTGGGGGACGGTTGCTTGAGGTACAGCGTTGAAGTCTCCTCCGAGGACGAGTTGGTTGGATCGCTGGCGCTCCCGCAGGGCGTTTCCCCCCGTCTGGTTGAACGGCTGAGTCACAAGGTCAGCACCTACCGTCTGGTCACAGAGGGACGTTGGACGCCCAATCCCCTGAAAGACGCCCTCCGCGCGCTCGGGCTGCACGGCCTCGGCAGCCGTGAGAAGTTCATCCCCGCCCCCTACCTGCTGGGCAGCGTCGAGCAACGCCTCGCCCTCCTGCAAGGACTTCTGGACACGGACGGCTACGCGGGCGAGGTCGTGGAGTACACCAGCGTCTCCGAGGCCCTGGCACGTGGCGTGGTCGAATTGACGCAATCCCTGGGAGGCACGGCGCGCATCCGGCGGAAGCGGACAAGCTACACCTACCTGGGAGAGCGCCGCGAGGGTCTGGCGTGGCGCGTCACCCTCAAGCTGCCGCCGCACCTTGACCCATTCCGGCTGCCCGAGAAACTGGCCGCCTACCGCCGCCCGACCAAGTATCCGCCCACAAGAGGAATTCGCCGAATAGAGTTTGTCGGCATCAAAGAGGCGCAATGCATCGCCGTCGCCGCCCCCGATCACCTCTACGTGACGGAGGGCTACATCGTCACCCACAACACCCTTCAAACCCTCGCCCACCTCCAGACCGAGAAGGAGGAAGGACGTGCCGACCGCCCCAGCCTCGTCGTCGCGCCCACCAGCGTCCTCGGCAACTGGCGCGCGGAGGCGGCCCGCTTCACGCCGAATCTCAAGGTGCTCACCCTGCACGGCCCTAGCCGGAAAGAAGACTTTGGTCGCATCCCCGACCACGACCTCGTGCTGAGCACCTACCCCCTGCTGCCGCGCGACGTTGAGGCCCTGCGGGAACACGATTTCCACCTTCTCGTCCTCGACGAGGCGCAGAACATCAAAAATCCCAGGAGCGCCGCCGCGAAGGCCGCCGGGGCACTCAAAGCACGCCACCGCCTCGCCCTCACCGGCACGCCGCTGGAAAACCACCTCGGTGAGCTGTGGTCGCAGTTCAACTTCCTGACGCCGGGGCTGCTGCACGACGAGCGGACCTTCCGCGAGCTGTACCGCACGCCCATCGAGAAGCAGGGGGACCGGGCGCGTCAGGCTGCCCTCGCCGCCCGCGTCAAACCCTTCATCCTGCGGCGCGAGAAGCGGGACGTGGCCTCCGAACTGCCGCCCAAGACAGAAATCCCGGTGCGCGTCACCCTCGACGGCGACCAGCGCGACCTCTACGAGACGGTGCGGGTGACCATGCTCGAACGGGTGCGGGAGGAACTCGACGCCCGGGGGCTGGCCCGCTCTACCGTCGCCATCCTCGACGCGCTGTTGAAATTACGGCAGGCCGTCACCGATCCCCGGCTCGTCAAGCTGGAGACCGCCCGCCGGGTGAGGGGCAGCGCCAAGCTCGACTGGCTGACGGGGAACCTCCCCCAGATGGTCGAGGAGGGCCGCCGCGTCCTGATCTTCTCCCAGTTCGCCACGCTGCTTGGCCTGCTGGAGGACACGCTGACTGGCCTCGGCATCGGGTATGCCAAGCTGACCGGGCAGACGAAGAACCGGGCGGCGCAGATCGAGCGCTTCCAGCGGGGCGAGGTGCCCGTCTTCCTGATCAGCCTCAAGGCGGGGGGCGTGGGCTTGAACCTCACCGCCGCCGACACCGTGATTCACCTCGACCCGTGGTGGAACCCCGCCGCCGAGAACCAGGCGACCGACCGCGCCTACCGCATCGGGCAGGACAAGCCCGTCTTCGTCTACAAGCTGATCGCGGCGGGCAGCGTGGAGGAGCGCATTCTCGACCTCCAGAACAGGAAGGCGGCGCTGGCCCAAGGAGTGTTGGATGGCGGGCTGACGAGCGCGACGCAACTGACGACGGGCGATCTGGAACGACTATTTGCGCCGCTCGAGGAAGAGTCAGAAGCTTGAAGTAGTCCCTGATTACGCTGGACGCATGGAATCGAGAGAGGTTCTCGTCTACCTCGCCTGCTTCCTGGGCGCCCTGCTGGTGGCCCGTGTTCCGCTGAGCCCGCCTTCGACCGGGCAGCGCGTCGGTATGGTTTTGCTCCTGCTGGCGTGCGTGGCGAGTGTCTGGGGGCTGCTGCTGGGCGTTCCGGGAGGACCTGACCTTCTGCTCTTCAACAGTGTCACGGCCCTCGTTTGCGGTTTCACGCTGGGTTTTGGAGTCTTCAAAAGGCGGGACAGGTCGGTGAAGGTTGTGTCCAAGCCCTTGCCACCGCCGAGGCCGATGCGGGAGGAGGCGCCCTGGGTGATGCAATTGGGAGGCGGAATCTTGGTTTACACAGGCTTCTATGGCCTTGTGTCGTTAAGTGGTTTGGGTCAGGAGTCGTCTCTTGGTGGTGTCCTCCTGCAACTTGGAGTTGCTGCGATGTTCCTGTGGCTGGGCCTCGCCATTATGATCCTCCCCCTACGCTGGAAGCTGACCATTGGGATGGGCGGCAGCGTCCTCGCTCTTGTAATCGGCGTTCTGTTGCCGCCGGGGACGCTCTGAATAACTCGCTCCCCAGCACGAGGGACAAGGGCTGAGGGCAGTAAACGTTCCGTCAGAGTCGCTGGGCCATGCTGCGCCCGTGCGCGTCTTGCTGCCCTTTCTCCTCGCCTCCCTGCTCGGCGGCGCCCAGGCGGCCCCGTCCCAGGCTCCGGCAGGCTACGTCCTCTCCGGGATGCCCCTGATCCGCCAGACCTACAACGCCTGCGGCCCAGCGAGCATCACGCAGGTGCTGGGCTACTTCGGAATCAACGTCGCCCTCGCCGACGTGAGCCGCCTGACCCGCCCGACCGAGCGGTCCTACATGACGGCGCAGGCCATCGTGGACTTCGCGCCGAGGGTCGGCCTGGAAGCGCGGCTGTACCGGGGCGGTTCGCTCCAGACCGTGCGTGCGGCCATTCGCGCCCGCGTGCCGCTCATCGCCCTGCAATCGCACGTCACGCCGACGCAAATCATCCCCCACTGGCGGGTCGTGACCGGCTACGACGACGCCCGCGAACAGGTGTACCTGATGGACCCCCTGCTGGGCTACGTCCTGATGAGCTACGCCGACTTCGGCCGCGTGTGGGCTGACCACCAGGGGGAATTCGCCGTGATGTACCCGCCGGGGTGGAGGGAGACGGTGCGGAAGGTGATCGGTTAGACGGTTCACGCCTCAGAACGTCGAATTGTCAGAGCCAAAAGCCGGTCCACGACCTCCGCCACCGTCATGAGCGACGTGTCCAGCTCGGCAGTTGCCCGTCGCCGGAG contains:
- a CDS encoding peptide chain release factor 3, with the translated sequence MTTPELMNEIARRRTFAIISHPDAGKTTITEKLLLYGGAIQEAGSVTAKEGRSHTKSDWMSIEQQRGISISSSALTFEYGGRHINLLDTPGHQDFSEDTYRTLTAADSALMVLDAARGVQTQTEKLFAVCRNRGIPILTFVNKMDRPALDPFDLLSQVEGTLKITAVPLTWPIGDGPDFKGVYDLQTGQVLTFERTSGGKHRAPVQTAGLNDPKLVELVGPDLSAKLREDVELIQGAMPEFDPADFLSGELTPVFFGSAMNNFGVEHFLANFVDLAPPPGPVETNVGERDPDAPFAGFVFKLQANMSKQHRDRTAFMRVMSGHFERGMDVTHTRTGRKLRLSQAHTLFAQDREKVEEAYPGDIVGLVNPGVFQIGDVVSVDPKVQLPSFPRFTPETFATISLRDVGKRKAFMKGLTQLAEEGVVQVFYPTDGARDPYLGAVGPLQFEVFQARLAEEYGVEVEMHVTSYQLVRWLAGDAGSVARFARHVEDDQGRPVMLFRSRYDLDYTAEQHPEIEFLPLPRDLTRV
- a CDS encoding SNF2-related protein, giving the protein MNLDRVPPAFFSLPAVSAALKLNVGDVAELNLNRTALGFQGSAQVRDKGQLYRSTFRLNPAGIFTGGECGCGRKGCPHLARALLSPALERELERVGGTAAPLPARAEPSPVQPDELPTPENLPDEEVPAVPLASPLRQWLTAASELTGEGPGERSPLTLKYDLSVTLRPRTARETLTLKVRRATRELERGALHALSVFPLPHALRWNRSDGDGLPRFAAPDRDVLTVLALGGESGVVGGDEAWYLGDHPLTDTLLARLLDTGRLYWNGEARPLTPGPERPTVLGWQMDAGGVQRPTLSLPPGVRVLPVSPRWYADERRVELGRVTSALPPALENAFLHVPPVPPAQAAGFAEALRGSFPALGDALPLPRPVRVRRLSAEYQPLLTLREERVTVSRRKGWRTQTEERTLGVAHLTHLYDGESLPVERQKYVDGVLYLRGRDPAAEKRSAGQVTRTGLKRLQSLQPRGDHVEHPEAANLYAFVGEAEWQRFLTTEVPKLEARGFRVEVAPSFPYRYAEVEDWYGEAGDEGGWFTLELGVVVDGERLSLIPILVSLIAERPELFTPEALATLGDDDVIAARLPDGRRLALPAGRVRAILSVLVELHLRELPEGPLKLPLLDAARLAALDEALQARWLGADRLLDLGRRLRSFRGVTEVDPPGGLRAELRPYQRQGLSWLQFLREYDLGGILADDMGLGKAQPLDAQVLTPSGWTRMGDLQVGDFVIGRNGRPTQVIGVYPQGERPISRVTLTDGASVEVDEEHLWAVNTPVRKRRGLPERVLTTKQIMSDLADAAGNLKHYVPMVEPVRFAQRDLPVDPYTLGALLGDGCLRYSVEVSSEDELVGSLALPQGVSPRLVERLSHKVSTYRLVTEGRWTPNPLKDALRALGLHGLGSREKFIPAPYLLGSVEQRLALLQGLLDTDGYAGEVVEYTSVSEALARGVVELTQSLGGTARIRRKRTSYTYLGERREGLAWRVTLKLPPHLDPFRLPEKLAAYRRPTKYPPTRGIRRIEFVGIKEAQCIAVAAPDHLYVTEGYIVTHNTLQTLAHLQTEKEEGRADRPSLVVAPTSVLGNWRAEAARFTPNLKVLTLHGPSRKEDFGRIPDHDLVLSTYPLLPRDVEALREHDFHLLVLDEAQNIKNPRSAAAKAAGALKARHRLALTGTPLENHLGELWSQFNFLTPGLLHDERTFRELYRTPIEKQGDRARQAALAARVKPFILRREKRDVASELPPKTEIPVRVTLDGDQRDLYETVRVTMLERVREELDARGLARSTVAILDALLKLRQAVTDPRLVKLETARRVRGSAKLDWLTGNLPQMVEEGRRVLIFSQFATLLGLLEDTLTGLGIGYAKLTGQTKNRAAQIERFQRGEVPVFLISLKAGGVGLNLTAADTVIHLDPWWNPAAENQATDRAYRIGQDKPVFVYKLIAAGSVEERILDLQNRKAALAQGVLDGGLTSATQLTTGDLERLFAPLEEESEA
- a CDS encoding C39 family peptidase, producing MRVLLPFLLASLLGGAQAAPSQAPAGYVLSGMPLIRQTYNACGPASITQVLGYFGINVALADVSRLTRPTERSYMTAQAIVDFAPRVGLEARLYRGGSLQTVRAAIRARVPLIALQSHVTPTQIIPHWRVVTGYDDAREQVYLMDPLLGYVLMSYADFGRVWADHQGEFAVMYPPGWRETVRKVIG